DNA sequence from the Antarctobacter heliothermus genome:
AAGACGGACTGGTGCACCCCTTTGGTATTGGCCAGCGGCACATCAGGGACCGCGATGGGAGTGATGGTGATTTCCGTGATCCGCATGGTTGGCCTTTCGCCTCTGTGGGTTGGCAGGATTCGCTGCGCCCCCGCCCATTTCAATACTAGTATTCCAGATTTGTTACTAGTATACCAGTTGAAATTTCCCGCCGAATCGCTTGGAGGATCGGCGCGGTAATGGATCTGGGATCAGGCCTGCCGCTGGCAGGAGAAGGGGAGGAGGAATGGCTGGTGTTCAGCTCAATGGTATCGTCAAGGCGTACGGTGCCGTGCAGGTCGTCCATGGGATTGATCTGGAAGTGAACGAACAGGAATTCGTTGTGCTTGTCGGCCCGTCAGGATGCGGCAAATCCACAACTCTGCGGATGATCGCCGGGCTGGAAGAGATTTCCGACGGCGACCTGACCATCGACGGCCGCCGCGTCAACCGCGTCGCCCCCAAGGATCGAGATGTCGCGATGGTGTTTCAGAACTACGCGCTTTACCCGCACCTGAACGTTGCCGAAAACATCGCCTTTGGCCTGCGGATCCGCAAGGAAAGCAAAGAGGTGATCGCCTCTTCGGTCGAGGAAGTGGGTAACATCCTAGGCTTGACCCCATACTTGGAACGTCGCCCCGCCGACCTGTCAGGCGGTCAGCGCCAGCGCGTCGCCATGGGTCGTGCCATCGTGCGCCGTCCGAAGGTGTTCCTGTTCGACGAACCGCTGTCCAACCTTGATGCCAAGCTGCGCACCCAGATGCGCGCCGAGATCAAGCGCCTGCACAAACGCCTCGGCGTGACCAGCATCTACGTCACCCACGACCAGGTCGAGGCCATGACGCTGGCCGACCGGATCGTTGTCATGAATGACGGCAAGATCGAGCAGGTCGGCTCTCCGATGGAGCTGTTCCTGAACCCGGCCAATACCTTTGTTGCCGGTTTCCTTGGCTCGCCGCCGATGAACATGGTTGCCGCGAGGATTGCCTCGGGCGGTGATGCACCGGTGGCGGAATTCGGCGGTCAGCGTCTGACGCTGGCGCCTCTGCCCTCGCTGCAAAACGCCGTGGGCAAGGACGTGATCTTGGGCATCCGGCCGGAATTTGTGCGGATCGCCGATGACAGTGCAGCAGATATCGTCCGGGTGGAGGTCGATCTGACCGAAACGCTGGGCTCCGAGGCACTCATTCACGCCAGCCTGAACGGTGAGCCCTTTGTCATCCGCACCGAAACCGTGGGCCAGATGAATGTGCTGGACGGCATTTCGGGCTTTACCATCGCGCCGAACCTGATCCGTGTCTTTGATGCCGGAACCGGGGAAGCGCTGCCGGGACAGGTGGTGGAAAAATGAGCAGCGATCCCGATTTCACCGGCCCCAAGACCGAGGAATTGGTCATCGCGGCCCGCGAGGCGCAGCGAGAGCGCAAACCCAGCAGACTGAACCGCGTCGGGGACCACCTGAAACGCGAATGGCAGCTCTACGCCATGTTGATCCCGACCATCCTGTGGCTGTTGATCTTCCTGTAC
Encoded proteins:
- a CDS encoding ABC transporter ATP-binding protein, whose protein sequence is MAGVQLNGIVKAYGAVQVVHGIDLEVNEQEFVVLVGPSGCGKSTTLRMIAGLEEISDGDLTIDGRRVNRVAPKDRDVAMVFQNYALYPHLNVAENIAFGLRIRKESKEVIASSVEEVGNILGLTPYLERRPADLSGGQRQRVAMGRAIVRRPKVFLFDEPLSNLDAKLRTQMRAEIKRLHKRLGVTSIYVTHDQVEAMTLADRIVVMNDGKIEQVGSPMELFLNPANTFVAGFLGSPPMNMVAARIASGGDAPVAEFGGQRLTLAPLPSLQNAVGKDVILGIRPEFVRIADDSAADIVRVEVDLTETLGSEALIHASLNGEPFVIRTETVGQMNVLDGISGFTIAPNLIRVFDAGTGEALPGQVVEK